Proteins from a genomic interval of Paenibacillus lentus:
- a CDS encoding amino acid ABC transporter substrate-binding protein has product MKRNKLIVLGLIVAVMIAALVGCSGSGGAKDDGKLIIGVDDKFAPMGFRDEKNELVGFDIDFAKAVGEEMGVEVTFQPIDWKAKESELNSGRIDLIWNGYTITEERKGKVLFTKPYLENSQIIITLADSDINSINDLAGKNVGLQSLSSAADALNANPIKSEVKSVTEFADNVLALTDLKTKRLDAVIIDEVVARYYMSKEEGTFKLVEETLAPEQYGIGVKKGNEELLEKLQNAIDTLNANGKIAEISEQWFGEDKILK; this is encoded by the coding sequence ATGAAGAGAAATAAACTAATTGTGCTTGGTTTAATTGTGGCAGTGATGATAGCTGCGTTAGTAGGATGTTCCGGCTCCGGTGGAGCGAAGGATGACGGAAAGCTCATTATCGGAGTTGACGATAAATTCGCGCCAATGGGATTCCGGGATGAGAAAAATGAGTTGGTTGGTTTTGATATTGATTTTGCGAAAGCGGTCGGCGAAGAAATGGGTGTGGAAGTAACCTTCCAGCCGATTGATTGGAAAGCGAAGGAATCTGAGCTGAACAGCGGACGGATTGATCTGATTTGGAATGGATATACAATTACGGAAGAGCGCAAAGGCAAGGTTCTGTTTACGAAGCCTTACTTGGAGAATAGTCAGATCATTATTACTTTGGCGGATTCCGATATTAATTCCATAAATGACCTAGCAGGTAAAAATGTAGGTCTACAATCGTTGTCTTCGGCGGCGGACGCGCTTAACGCTAATCCGATCAAATCCGAAGTAAAGAGCGTTACCGAGTTCGCGGATAACGTACTGGCACTTACTGACTTGAAGACGAAGCGCCTGGATGCGGTCATTATTGACGAAGTTGTGGCTAGATATTATATGTCCAAAGAAGAAGGAACATTTAAACTGGTTGAGGAGACCCTTGCTCCTGAGCAGTATGGAATTGGTGTCAAAAAAGGCAACGAAGAACTGCTGGAGAAGCTGCAAAATGCAATAGATACACTGAATGCGAACGGCAAGATTGCTGAAATTTCAGAGCAATGGTTCGGCGAGGACAAAATTTTGAAGTAG
- a CDS encoding amino acid ABC transporter ATP-binding protein — protein sequence MAIIEVNQLKKVFGQLEVLKSISFNVNSSEVVAVIGPSGSGKSTMLRSLVHLEEANGGSVKVGDRYLVKDGVYSSSQQIKEITSRMGMVFQHFNLFPHLTVKGNLELSPKLVKGMSSVDVSKMSLELLDKVGLSDKADVYPSSLSGGQKQRVAIARALMMNPEILLFDEPTSALDPELTGEVLQVMKRLAEERITMIVVTHEMGFAREVADRVLFMADGEIIESGAPEQIFGNPRHERTRAFLTRVLA from the coding sequence ATGGCAATCATTGAAGTTAATCAATTGAAAAAAGTGTTTGGTCAGCTTGAGGTATTAAAGAGCATCTCCTTCAACGTCAATTCGAGCGAAGTAGTAGCTGTGATCGGCCCTTCTGGCTCTGGGAAGTCTACGATGCTGCGCAGTCTAGTCCATTTAGAAGAGGCGAATGGCGGCAGCGTCAAAGTAGGGGATAGATATCTTGTTAAAGACGGCGTTTACTCCAGCAGTCAGCAAATCAAGGAGATTACTTCCCGTATGGGGATGGTGTTCCAGCATTTTAATCTGTTTCCGCATTTAACGGTCAAAGGCAATTTGGAGCTGTCACCGAAGCTGGTTAAGGGGATGTCCTCTGTCGATGTGTCCAAGATGAGCCTAGAGCTGCTCGATAAAGTAGGCTTATCTGACAAGGCTGACGTTTATCCGTCCAGTCTGTCCGGAGGGCAGAAGCAGCGGGTAGCCATTGCTCGCGCCTTGATGATGAATCCGGAAATCCTGCTGTTCGACGAGCCGACCTCTGCCCTCGATCCCGAACTGACGGGGGAAGTGCTGCAGGTTATGAAACGCTTGGCCGAGGAGCGGATTACGATGATCGTGGTGACGCATGAAATGGGCTTTGCCCGGGAAGTCGCGGATCGAGTCCTGTTCATGGCGGACGGCGAAATCATCGAGTCCGGCGCGCCGGAGCAGATCTTTGGAAATCCGCGGCATGAGCGGACACGGGCATTCTTGACCCGGGTATTGGCTTGA
- a CDS encoding GntR family transcriptional regulator translates to MNYTRIGVNRLVSYQNIKLEIEKMIDSKLWKVGQRLPSEYELAKYFNVSRETLRAAIKLLEQEGKLLVKHGVGTFVIKPLPMIPSRLEFLQSIGTMIKLSGLTEENNKEMIGEVSCTDEWAKALNIQAGDKVVKLERIRYADGEAVTYSINVMPKDLVGDAFERVDFNGSLFRFLEEECGIVIARADTELLVPFKKDKHVQRLQVDKEEETPVILLKQLHYDEQNREVLYSFDYLRNDVFHFWIRRERK, encoded by the coding sequence ATGAACTATACAAGAATCGGGGTCAATCGATTGGTTAGTTACCAGAATATTAAGTTGGAAATTGAAAAAATGATCGACAGCAAGCTATGGAAGGTCGGGCAGCGGCTTCCGTCGGAGTATGAGCTGGCGAAGTACTTCAATGTCAGCCGGGAAACGCTTCGAGCGGCCATCAAGCTGCTGGAGCAGGAGGGGAAATTGCTTGTCAAGCACGGCGTGGGCACCTTCGTCATTAAACCGCTGCCGATGATACCGAGCCGTCTGGAGTTTCTTCAAAGCATCGGAACGATGATTAAGCTATCTGGCTTAACGGAGGAGAACAACAAGGAAATGATTGGGGAGGTGTCATGCACTGATGAATGGGCTAAGGCGCTGAATATTCAGGCAGGCGATAAAGTTGTGAAGCTGGAACGTATTCGTTATGCAGACGGAGAGGCCGTCACCTATTCCATCAACGTGATGCCAAAAGATTTGGTAGGCGATGCTTTCGAACGTGTGGATTTTAACGGCTCGTTATTCCGTTTTCTTGAGGAGGAATGCGGTATTGTTATCGCCAGAGCGGATACGGAATTGCTGGTTCCGTTCAAAAAGGACAAGCATGTGCAACGATTGCAGGTCGATAAGGAGGAAGAGACGCCGGTTATTTTGCTGAAACAACTCCATTATGACGAGCAAAACAGAGAAGTGCTGTACTCTTTCGACTATTTAAGGAACGATGTCTTTCATTTCTGGATACGCAGGGAACGAAAATAA
- a CDS encoding transposase, with the protein MPHPRNISRASTLCQKPYRGYRLLVIDGSDLHFTTDPTYRDTYFQSQPNTKGYNLLHLNAAYDLCNRLYVDALVQPRRLCNKGRALATMVGRSPIKGKTIVIADRGYESYNNLAHLERKGWNYVIRVKDLDSNGILSGLRLPSSGEFDRHIHLTLTKKQTKEVKAHPEIYNSSLPLLLLIFWIDRRTCITLLLSGCSFCPVQWCI; encoded by the coding sequence ATCCCTCATCCGAGAAATATCAGCCGCGCCAGCACCCTATGTCAAAAACCCTACCGGGGGTATCGTTTACTCGTCATAGACGGTTCGGATTTGCATTTCACAACGGATCCTACGTACAGGGACACCTATTTTCAAAGCCAACCAAACACGAAAGGCTATAACCTGCTGCATTTGAATGCAGCCTATGACCTGTGTAACCGACTTTACGTTGATGCTCTTGTTCAGCCACGAAGGTTGTGCAACAAGGGAAGGGCGCTGGCGACTATGGTTGGCCGTTCCCCCATCAAAGGCAAAACCATTGTGATTGCCGATCGGGGTTATGAAAGTTACAACAATTTGGCGCATTTGGAACGCAAAGGGTGGAATTATGTCATACGGGTAAAGGATTTGGATTCCAATGGCATTCTTTCGGGCTTGCGTTTGCCTTCTAGCGGAGAGTTTGATCGCCACATTCATCTGACACTCACCAAAAAACAAACCAAAGAGGTCAAAGCTCATCCTGAGATTTACAATTCGTCCCTTCCGCTTCTACTTTTGATTTTTTGGATCGACAGGAGAACTTGTATTACCCTTCTCCTTTCGGGTTGTTCGTTTTGTCCTGTTCAATGGTGTATATGA
- a CDS encoding ComEC/Rec2 family competence protein — protein MTYVIDFLNVGFGEAAVVRIEDGQRSYCLVVDAGDADCHKHARRCSLEQYVREYGINKIDALILTHFHKDHIGGVREVLGHVPIGEILLHVPLPSHLLNSRLSDHSTPILASLSLYIAILKQAKELGIPVRQISEPFALSELAVEFRLLTPNQAKLQQLQAELESLEVEALNRQQERLTRIDRMLNDTALAVLIRYKHNPAALLTSDVGLDFWSPYESEIKDVYLLQAPHHGDAQRISQALLHTVSPKVVVVSADDEGTYQLPHPEFEVAVTEHSAARIYYTEEAGSRHRIIRMDLNERTIHLIK, from the coding sequence ATGACCTACGTTATTGATTTTTTGAATGTTGGCTTCGGTGAGGCTGCGGTTGTTCGAATTGAAGATGGGCAGCGTTCCTATTGCCTTGTAGTGGATGCTGGCGATGCGGATTGTCACAAGCACGCGAGAAGATGCAGCCTGGAGCAGTATGTTCGGGAATACGGGATTAATAAAATAGATGCGTTGATTTTGACTCATTTCCACAAGGATCATATCGGCGGGGTGCGCGAGGTGCTAGGGCATGTTCCGATCGGGGAAATTTTACTACATGTGCCTTTGCCGTCGCATCTGTTAAACAGTAGGTTGAGCGATCATTCTACGCCGATATTGGCGTCGCTATCTCTGTACATTGCCATTCTGAAACAAGCCAAGGAACTTGGTATTCCTGTGCGTCAAATCAGTGAACCATTCGCCTTGTCCGAGCTAGCGGTTGAGTTCAGGCTGCTGACGCCAAACCAGGCGAAGCTGCAGCAGCTCCAGGCTGAGCTGGAGAGCTTGGAGGTGGAGGCGCTGAATCGTCAGCAGGAACGTTTAACGAGGATTGATCGAATGCTGAACGATACCGCCCTGGCCGTGTTGATTCGCTACAAACATAATCCGGCCGCCCTCCTGACTTCTGATGTTGGATTGGATTTCTGGAGCCCGTATGAATCGGAGATCAAGGACGTCTATCTGCTGCAGGCACCGCATCATGGAGATGCACAGCGTATCTCCCAGGCGTTGTTGCACACCGTGTCGCCCAAGGTTGTCGTGGTCAGTGCCGATGATGAAGGGACGTATCAATTGCCGCACCCTGAATTTGAGGTCGCTGTAACAGAGCATTCTGCGGCGCGCATTTACTATACGGAGGAAGCCGGGAGTAGGCATAGAATCATTCGCATGGACTTGAATGAGAGGACGATACACCTGATTAAGTAA
- a CDS encoding amino acid ABC transporter permease — translation MSISYLWDITIPMLQGARTTILLFLLVILISIPLGFLVTLMVNSRVKPISWLANGFVYVMRGTPLLLQLVFFCFGLPMLPVIGEYLVLDRFVAAGLAFILNYAAYFSEIFRGGLLAVDKGQYEAAKVLGLSRWQALTRIILPQMFRVALPAVSNESITLVKDTALLYAVSVPELLYFAHTAVNRDFTIIPLIIAGAIYLLMTLGLTLLFKALERKFKFE, via the coding sequence ATGAGTATAAGTTACCTATGGGACATCACGATACCGATGCTGCAGGGCGCCAGAACGACGATCCTACTGTTTCTGCTTGTCATCCTGATATCGATTCCGCTGGGCTTTCTCGTGACGTTAATGGTGAATAGCCGTGTGAAGCCAATTAGCTGGCTGGCTAATGGTTTTGTGTACGTGATGCGTGGAACGCCGTTGCTGCTGCAATTAGTGTTCTTTTGCTTTGGCTTGCCTATGCTCCCAGTCATTGGTGAGTATCTTGTTTTGGATAGATTTGTTGCTGCTGGGCTAGCTTTTATATTGAACTATGCTGCCTATTTTTCGGAAATTTTCCGGGGCGGTCTACTGGCTGTAGATAAAGGTCAGTATGAAGCGGCGAAGGTACTGGGACTTAGCCGCTGGCAGGCGTTAACACGAATTATATTGCCGCAAATGTTTCGTGTAGCTCTCCCTGCGGTTTCTAATGAGTCCATTACACTTGTCAAGGATACGGCCTTGCTTTATGCGGTATCTGTACCTGAATTGCTCTACTTTGCACATACAGCAGTAAACCGTGACTTTACGATCATCCCGCTCATTATCGCAGGAGCTATTTACCTGCTAATGACTTTAGGGCTTACCCTGTTGTTCAAAGCACTTGAGCGAAAATTCAAATTCGAATAA
- a CDS encoding carbohydrate ABC transporter permease has product MNRLLTSSKYVFVGFMLLWTLFPIYWVTVIATQNSSDLFSKVSLLPSSITLQHLLDIFAEDHYVLPLFNSILITMCSLLVVLLFGVSSAYVLGGRTFKVAFKKTLLIWILLVRVLPPITFALPLYIIMNNVGLLDTKLPIILAHVLVNIPLVIWFMIGFFANVPDEIVESARIDGASEFQIYARVVLPLVVPGIAAVTILSFMASWNEYLYSVIFIQSPSDFTIPLKLATLNSEQELTEWGKVASGGIVSLIPVILIAMLMQKYLMSGLTAGAVKE; this is encoded by the coding sequence TTGAATCGGTTACTAACAAGCTCCAAATATGTTTTTGTAGGTTTTATGCTGCTGTGGACGTTGTTCCCCATTTATTGGGTGACGGTCATCGCCACGCAAAATTCATCGGATTTATTTTCTAAGGTGTCGCTGCTCCCTAGTTCCATCACATTGCAGCATCTGCTGGACATTTTTGCGGAGGATCATTATGTATTGCCGTTGTTCAACAGCATTCTCATTACAATGTGTTCCCTGTTGGTTGTGTTGTTGTTTGGGGTATCCAGTGCTTATGTATTGGGAGGAAGGACATTTAAAGTCGCGTTTAAGAAAACGCTGCTCATCTGGATTCTGCTGGTCAGAGTATTGCCGCCGATTACGTTTGCGCTGCCTCTCTACATAATAATGAACAACGTAGGTCTTCTGGATACAAAGCTCCCGATTATACTAGCCCATGTGCTGGTCAACATCCCTTTAGTGATTTGGTTTATGATAGGCTTCTTCGCTAACGTACCCGATGAGATCGTAGAAAGTGCGCGGATCGATGGAGCCTCCGAATTCCAAATTTATGCTAGGGTCGTGCTGCCGTTAGTGGTGCCAGGGATTGCCGCTGTAACGATTTTATCATTTATGGCTTCATGGAATGAATATTTGTATAGTGTTATTTTCATTCAAAGCCCTAGCGACTTTACGATTCCGCTGAAGCTGGCCACGCTAAACAGTGAACAGGAGTTGACGGAGTGGGGCAAGGTGGCGAGCGGCGGTATCGTGTCTTTGATCCCCGTAATATTGATCGCTATGCTTATGCAGAAATACTTGATGAGCGGTCTAACTGCGGGCGCTGTGAAAGAATAG
- a CDS encoding inositol monophosphatase family protein encodes MNLNDLMNEMEEWVEQAAALQLDALNRKHMQVQTKAHDTDFVTDIDLRSEEILIDCILKRYPDHSVWTEEGGKLDKQSEFVWVIDPIDGTTNFIHGFPLSSISIALQHNGITQLGMVYSPPFSMKFQAIRGQGAYYNGQRIQVSQTKDLKSSLLTTGFPSCGHEPIINLKYFNKMIGRVSGIRRTGSAALDLCFVAASFFDGYWEFDLHAWDWCAGALIVEEAGGALFTREVDGHSLLICGNPEIAELLQSSLLEKDELYKNRGQSIG; translated from the coding sequence ATGAATTTAAATGACTTGATGAATGAGATGGAGGAATGGGTAGAGCAAGCAGCCGCCCTCCAGCTGGATGCGCTGAACCGTAAACATATGCAGGTACAGACCAAAGCACATGATACGGATTTTGTTACGGATATTGATCTCAGATCAGAGGAGATCTTGATCGATTGCATTTTGAAGCGATATCCCGATCATAGTGTGTGGACCGAGGAAGGCGGCAAGCTTGACAAGCAAAGCGAGTTTGTATGGGTGATCGATCCGATCGACGGCACGACGAACTTTATCCATGGTTTTCCGTTGTCATCGATTTCGATCGCCTTGCAGCATAACGGGATTACTCAACTGGGAATGGTCTACTCACCACCGTTCTCCATGAAGTTTCAGGCAATTAGGGGGCAAGGTGCCTATTATAATGGGCAGCGTATCCAAGTGTCACAGACAAAGGATTTGAAGAGCAGCTTGCTTACAACGGGTTTTCCTAGCTGTGGCCATGAGCCTATCATTAACCTGAAGTATTTTAACAAAATGATAGGTAGGGTGTCGGGTATTCGCCGTACAGGCAGCGCTGCGCTCGACTTGTGTTTTGTTGCGGCGTCGTTTTTTGACGGATATTGGGAGTTCGATCTTCATGCATGGGATTGGTGCGCGGGGGCTTTGATCGTGGAAGAAGCAGGGGGCGCGCTGTTCACGAGGGAGGTGGACGGCCATTCGCTTTTGATCTGCGGCAATCCAGAAATCGCGGAGCTGCTCCAATCCAGCTTGTTGGAGAAGGATGAACTATACAAGAATCGGGGTCAATCGATTGGTTAG
- a CDS encoding extracellular solute-binding protein yields the protein MKKNVFILISLILVVSLLAGCQSKGPDKLVVAARGGSHVTAMEAVKEAFEKEHNVQVEILGLEAADLKQKISLDAKNKNGAYDVIMADDPWMPEFSEAGIFANLSSLGVTEDADFEASSLALGKHPYATGELYALPFSGNVQLFFYNKQLLDKHNYEVPQSWEEVLSMAKAIHEKDGVAGYVIRGQQGNPIVSDFLPIFWAYGGQVFDENWSAQIDSEAGKKALNTYMELLAVGVNYETTDIVSSLSTGQAAMALGWPSWFITGEEASAEYSPVPAQAADGAEAFATGMIGNWMMGVTANSKKPELAAEFLTFITSREIQKQMVEHGGVPTRKSAYLDSELSAKYKHFPVQLEALENSVARPRTPLWSRVEEALGTELSAAIAGTKTVGDALSTANQKINQIMK from the coding sequence ATGAAAAAGAATGTTTTTATACTCATTAGTCTAATTTTAGTCGTTAGCCTACTGGCAGGCTGCCAAAGTAAGGGGCCGGACAAGCTAGTTGTTGCCGCAAGGGGAGGCTCTCATGTGACGGCGATGGAAGCTGTGAAGGAGGCCTTCGAAAAGGAGCATAACGTGCAGGTTGAAATTCTCGGGCTTGAAGCAGCGGATTTGAAGCAAAAAATATCGTTGGACGCAAAAAATAAAAACGGTGCTTACGATGTAATCATGGCTGACGATCCTTGGATGCCGGAATTCAGCGAGGCGGGCATTTTTGCTAATCTATCCAGCCTAGGCGTTACAGAGGACGCAGATTTTGAAGCATCGTCACTGGCCTTGGGTAAGCATCCGTATGCTACGGGCGAGCTATATGCTCTGCCGTTCTCTGGAAATGTCCAGTTGTTCTTCTACAATAAGCAACTGCTCGATAAGCATAATTATGAAGTCCCTCAAAGCTGGGAAGAGGTGCTGAGTATGGCGAAAGCGATTCATGAAAAGGACGGAGTCGCCGGTTACGTTATTCGCGGCCAACAAGGAAATCCGATCGTATCCGACTTTTTGCCCATTTTCTGGGCGTACGGCGGACAAGTATTCGATGAAAATTGGAGTGCGCAGATCGATTCTGAAGCAGGTAAAAAGGCATTAAACACATACATGGAGCTTCTCGCCGTAGGGGTGAACTATGAAACGACAGATATCGTCAGCTCGTTGTCAACGGGTCAGGCGGCGATGGCATTGGGCTGGCCGTCATGGTTTATTACGGGCGAAGAGGCAAGTGCAGAATATTCGCCGGTACCGGCTCAAGCTGCAGATGGCGCCGAAGCGTTCGCTACGGGAATGATCGGCAACTGGATGATGGGAGTAACGGCGAATTCGAAAAAACCTGAGCTGGCCGCCGAGTTTTTAACGTTCATTACAAGCCGTGAAATTCAAAAACAAATGGTAGAGCATGGCGGAGTGCCAACGAGAAAAAGCGCATATCTGGACAGCGAATTGTCTGCGAAATACAAGCATTTTCCGGTCCAATTGGAGGCATTGGAGAACTCTGTGGCAAGACCGAGAACACCGCTTTGGTCACGCGTAGAAGAAGCCCTCGGCACGGAGCTATCCGCTGCGATCGCTGGCACGAAGACGGTGGGGGATGCACTGTCCACAGCGAATCAAAAGATCAATCAGATTATGAAATAA
- a CDS encoding carbohydrate ABC transporter permease: protein MNLDSKQRFQWAMLAPVIVLLTGLTVFPIGYTILNSFTDYYYLANESKQFVGFANYIKVIQDEVFLKAVWNTVKFMVLAVTAEIALGLGLAVLVESLKRGLKILRISFLLPSLLPPVTVALIWQMMLSNHNGIINHLLSYFGGGPFNFLMDIHMAFYAILFIDIWQWTPFAFLLIYAALQAVPKLQYDAAKVDGAGKGRIFLHITLPNIMPSLLMVVLLRTIDTFRLFDKVNILTGGGPANSTTTITQYIYRHGVYNLQIGYGAAASMIMVLLVLTFSIFYIKRSIGGNGHDLRY from the coding sequence ATGAACTTGGATAGCAAGCAGCGGTTTCAATGGGCCATGCTGGCCCCTGTTATTGTTCTCTTAACTGGATTAACGGTTTTTCCAATCGGCTACACGATCCTGAACAGTTTTACCGATTATTATTATTTGGCCAATGAATCCAAGCAGTTTGTCGGGTTTGCTAATTACATCAAGGTCATACAGGACGAAGTGTTTCTTAAAGCGGTTTGGAACACGGTGAAGTTTATGGTGCTGGCGGTTACAGCTGAAATCGCTTTGGGACTAGGGCTGGCTGTGCTTGTCGAAAGCCTGAAAAGGGGCTTGAAAATACTCCGCATTTCGTTTCTTCTCCCGTCTTTGCTGCCGCCCGTGACCGTGGCGCTGATTTGGCAAATGATGCTCAGCAATCATAATGGCATTATCAATCATTTGCTGTCTTATTTCGGGGGAGGGCCGTTTAATTTCTTAATGGATATCCACATGGCCTTTTATGCCATCTTATTCATTGATATTTGGCAATGGACGCCGTTTGCCTTCTTGCTGATCTATGCCGCGCTGCAGGCAGTCCCTAAGCTGCAGTATGATGCAGCCAAGGTGGACGGGGCAGGAAAAGGCCGCATATTTCTTCATATTACGCTGCCGAATATTATGCCAAGCCTGCTGATGGTCGTTTTACTCCGCACGATCGATACCTTTAGACTGTTCGATAAAGTGAATATATTGACCGGCGGGGGGCCTGCCAATTCTACAACGACGATCACTCAATATATTTACAGGCACGGCGTATATAATTTGCAAATCGGCTATGGCGCTGCCGCTTCGATGATCATGGTTCTTCTCGTGCTGACGTTCTCGATATTCTACATTAAGCGGTCGATCGGAGGAAACGGGCATGACCTACGTTATTGA
- a CDS encoding TIGR02206 family membrane protein, translating to MSSFFRVKDAPDFVMYSTSHLVGMGLLLLLIAVLFAGRRYIGSSVLAMKVIRYGLLGLLLLSEIALNSWYVFEGQWDITDTLPLELCSVSLLLSIVMLLTRNRLLYQILFFAGIGGALQAWLTPSLDFGYPHFRFFHFFIAHGAIILASLYMTWIEHYRPTWKSIAWAMLFLNVLALAVGALNYAIGANYMFLRNKPSTPSILDMFGPHPYYLLAEELIALTMFIVMYALFFWIPDLRRRVTRQSEKERELTG from the coding sequence ATGTCTAGTTTTTTTCGGGTAAAGGATGCTCCCGATTTTGTGATGTATTCGACTTCCCATCTCGTAGGGATGGGGCTGTTGCTATTGCTGATTGCAGTGCTGTTTGCGGGGAGAAGGTATATTGGTTCCAGCGTGTTAGCTATGAAGGTGATTCGCTATGGCCTGCTTGGTTTGCTGTTGTTATCTGAAATTGCTCTAAACTCTTGGTATGTGTTTGAGGGACAATGGGATATTACGGATACTTTGCCGCTGGAGCTGTGCAGTGTTTCATTGCTACTGTCGATTGTAATGCTGCTAACGAGGAACCGATTGCTGTACCAGATATTGTTTTTTGCCGGAATTGGCGGGGCCCTGCAGGCATGGCTGACACCGAGTTTGGACTTTGGGTATCCGCATTTTCGTTTTTTTCACTTTTTCATTGCGCACGGGGCGATCATCCTTGCTTCGCTCTATATGACCTGGATCGAACACTATCGGCCGACATGGAAATCCATTGCTTGGGCCATGCTATTCCTGAATGTACTCGCCTTGGCTGTCGGTGCGCTGAACTATGCCATCGGTGCTAATTACATGTTTTTACGAAATAAGCCGAGCACGCCTTCCATACTGGATATGTTCGGACCACATCCCTATTATTTGTTGGCGGAGGAGCTTATCGCTCTCACGATGTTTATTGTTATGTATGCGTTGTTCTTCTGGATTCCTGATCTAAGGAGGAGGGTTACCAGACAGTCGGAGAAGGAGAGAGAGCTTACAGGTTAG
- a CDS encoding IclR family transcriptional regulator: MLNEKNPRLIQSVKRALDIVNCFDSLHTQLSLTEISEKLNLNISTVYGLINTLCAYSYIDKNPNNGKYRLGLEFLLKANLVSQSLDLKEIGHPYLTELTRKFHETSHLYVYQHEQIFCVDKVESPNNYFIVSSRAGSKLPMHASASGKIFLAHMPELELQSLLQNYKLTKLTEKTITEKKKLLNCLQQIREQGYSIEDEEIEAGAYSIAAPVKDAAGQTIGTISVIGSLARIKENEELILADLLTAAGRISNQFGYPFRSVQG, translated from the coding sequence GTGTTGAACGAGAAAAATCCACGCCTGATTCAATCCGTGAAACGGGCGCTTGATATCGTAAACTGCTTTGATTCGCTACATACGCAGCTTTCCCTTACCGAGATCAGCGAGAAGCTGAACTTGAACATAAGCACCGTGTATGGTTTGATTAATACGCTTTGCGCTTATTCATATATCGACAAAAACCCGAATAACGGCAAATACCGACTCGGTCTGGAGTTTTTGCTCAAGGCCAATTTGGTCTCACAAAGCCTAGACCTTAAGGAAATTGGGCATCCATATCTTACGGAATTAACTAGGAAATTTCACGAGACCTCTCACTTATACGTTTATCAGCATGAGCAAATCTTCTGCGTAGACAAGGTGGAATCCCCAAACAACTACTTCATTGTTAGCTCGCGGGCAGGCAGCAAGCTGCCGATGCACGCCTCCGCTTCGGGCAAAATATTTCTAGCCCATATGCCGGAGCTTGAGCTGCAAAGTCTACTACAAAACTATAAACTGACCAAACTGACAGAAAAGACGATAACGGAGAAGAAGAAGCTGCTGAACTGCCTCCAGCAAATCCGGGAGCAAGGATACAGCATCGAGGACGAGGAAATCGAGGCGGGCGCATATAGTATCGCCGCACCAGTAAAGGATGCCGCAGGGCAAACTATCGGCACGATCAGCGTCATTGGTTCGCTCGCCCGAATTAAGGAGAATGAAGAGCTAATCCTTGCGGATTTACTCACTGCGGCTGGAAGGATTTCTAATCAATTTGGCTATCCTTTCAGATCCGTCCAAGGCTAG
- a CDS encoding transposase, whose amino-acid sequence MHRIDEIYTPASLFWLSTNDLVPGFETNRKRVRRLMQLMALEAIYPKPNLINYMRI is encoded by the coding sequence ATGCACCGGATTGACGAGATTTATACGCCAGCATCCTTGTTTTGGCTATCGACGAATGACCTGGTTCCGGGCTTCGAAACTAATCGTAAGCGTGTCCGCCGTCTGATGCAACTAATGGCCTTGGAGGCGATCTATCCGAAGCCAAACCTGATCAATTATATGCGCATTTAA